A region of Veillonellaceae bacterium DNA encodes the following proteins:
- a CDS encoding ABC transporter ATP-binding protein/permease, with protein sequence MDSDATEKSQQESSLAYEISYEKPKSARQTLRRLWKTSEAAHGRFLLVFLSVLCYTGLMIAAPWYSAGIVNQIWENIKASRSIGEAFTISWQQGGEEILILLPLYLGAWVFYTFQSYAMLTFAEKLNLSLRTSLSEKLSRLPLSYYDKNRTGSTLSRFTNDLDKMSEVLQNGILDLFQSIGMVIGSAVMMTYFHAGLTAIFLGFILLSVLVTRYFSGKTMDRASLRQQAMGHVTGLVEEYYSGRTIIQSFNQGKRSADEVHAANEELAKTAEKTDFVINAINPIIQFVNQIGQAAIALFATKLLIDGTLSVGVFQAFFQYVNQSSQPLTEASYVVNSMQSALASAERVYALLDEEEMTPEPAHPRMLPRARGKVEFRNVRFGYTKDRELMKDICFTVSPGQKVAIVGETGAGKTTLINLLMRFYDIDGGEILLDDVDTYAMTRKELRDNFGMVLQDTWLFEGTIAENIAYGKPNASKEEIIHAAKAARVDFFVHTMPKGYDTILETDSETISTGQRQLLTIARCILRDPAVLILDEATSSVDTRTEIEINRAMTSLMKNRTTFVIAHRLSTIVDADLILVMDHGSIVEQGTHKELLEKHGAYADLYNSQFEG encoded by the coding sequence ATGGACTCTGATGCCACGGAAAAGAGCCAGCAGGAATCATCGCTGGCTTATGAAATCAGCTACGAAAAGCCGAAGTCCGCCCGCCAGACGCTACGGCGGCTCTGGAAGACGTCCGAAGCGGCGCATGGCCGTTTCCTTCTCGTCTTCCTTTCCGTCCTCTGCTACACGGGCCTCATGATTGCCGCCCCCTGGTACAGCGCGGGCATCGTGAACCAGATCTGGGAAAACATCAAGGCGTCCCGCTCCATCGGTGAAGCTTTCACCATTTCCTGGCAGCAGGGCGGGGAGGAAATCCTGATCCTTCTCCCCCTTTACCTGGGCGCCTGGGTCTTCTATACCTTCCAGTCCTACGCCATGCTCACCTTTGCCGAGAAGCTGAATCTGTCGCTCCGCACATCGCTTTCGGAAAAGCTTTCCCGCCTGCCCCTTTCGTACTACGACAAGAACAGGACAGGGAGCACGCTCAGCCGTTTCACAAACGACCTGGATAAAATGTCCGAAGTCCTCCAGAACGGCATCCTCGACCTTTTCCAGTCCATCGGCATGGTCATCGGTTCAGCGGTCATGATGACATATTTCCACGCAGGGCTGACCGCCATCTTCCTTGGATTCATCCTCCTTTCCGTCCTCGTCACCCGCTATTTCTCAGGGAAAACGATGGACCGGGCTAGCCTCCGCCAGCAGGCCATGGGGCATGTGACCGGGCTCGTCGAGGAATACTACAGCGGAAGGACCATCATCCAGTCGTTCAATCAGGGAAAGAGAAGCGCAGACGAAGTCCACGCGGCCAATGAGGAACTCGCCAAAACGGCGGAGAAGACTGACTTCGTCATCAATGCGATCAATCCCATCATCCAGTTCGTGAATCAGATCGGCCAGGCCGCCATCGCCCTCTTTGCGACGAAGCTCCTGATCGACGGTACACTCTCCGTCGGCGTATTCCAGGCCTTTTTCCAGTACGTCAACCAGTCCTCCCAGCCATTGACCGAAGCGTCCTACGTCGTGAATTCCATGCAGTCCGCCCTCGCTTCTGCCGAGCGCGTCTATGCCCTTCTCGACGAAGAGGAAATGACGCCGGAGCCTGCGCATCCCCGCATGCTGCCACGCGCCAGGGGCAAGGTCGAATTCAGGAACGTCCGCTTCGGCTACACGAAGGATCGCGAGCTGATGAAGGATATCTGCTTCACCGTCAGCCCGGGGCAGAAGGTCGCCATCGTCGGCGAAACGGGCGCGGGAAAGACGACGCTGATCAATCTCCTCATGCGTTTCTATGATATAGACGGAGGAGAAATCCTCCTCGATGATGTCGACACCTATGCGATGACAAGGAAGGAACTCCGGGATAACTTCGGCATGGTCCTGCAGGACACATGGCTCTTCGAAGGGACGATTGCGGAAAACATCGCCTACGGCAAGCCCAATGCTTCGAAGGAGGAAATCATTCATGCTGCGAAAGCCGCCCGCGTCGATTTCTTCGTCCACACCATGCCGAAGGGCTACGACACCATCCTTGAGACGGACAGCGAAACCATTTCCACCGGGCAGCGGCAGCTCCTCACAATCGCCCGCTGCATCCTCCGGGATCCCGCTGTCCTCATCCTCGATGAAGCGACATCCAGTGTCGATACGAGGACGGAAATAGAAATCAACAGGGCCATGACGTCCCTCATGAAGAACCGCACCACCTTCGTCATCGCCCACCGCCTCTCCACCATCGTCGACGCTGACCTCATCCTCGTCATGGACCACGGCAGCATCGTCGAACAGGGCACCCACAAAGAGCTCCTCGAAAAGCACGGCGCCTACGCAGACCTCTACAACAGCCAGTTTGAGGGGTAG
- a CDS encoding cupin domain-containing protein, which produces MSKFFADIIDKVPSRNYGIEGLTVHVDHTSTGTVYFVSAEKDVAFPEHSHAAQWTVVVSGKCIFTANGETKEYHQGDTYFIPAGLKHQITLCAGYSEVDYVDDPQDGE; this is translated from the coding sequence ATGAGCAAGTTTTTTGCAGATATTATTGACAAGGTTCCGTCCAGAAATTACGGAATCGAAGGCTTAACGGTTCATGTGGATCATACCTCTACTGGAACGGTATATTTTGTTAGTGCCGAAAAGGATGTTGCATTTCCGGAGCATAGTCATGCTGCGCAATGGACTGTTGTTGTCAGCGGGAAATGCATTTTCACTGCGAATGGTGAAACGAAGGAATATCACCAGGGCGACACATACTTTATTCCTGCCGGCCTGAAGCATCAGATTACCCTTTGCGCCGGCTATTCAGAAGTTGACTATGTTGATGATCCCCAAGATGGTGAATAA
- a CDS encoding TetR/AcrR family transcriptional regulator C-terminal domain-containing protein, translating into MIIRKTTKEIFAESLQELSLNKSVDKITIKEIAQNCGMTATTFYNHFSDKYELLAWIYNTAIDPYYGKLGDGVSWRECVRQSSLILLGNREFYRNALKNTIGQTSFRYATNNYAVDLLMERIRLLTSSVDIPEEVQFYVRFYMRAISESINDWFLKGEKIPLEEFTDLLVHGMPMVLRDCKDKHGNFIFRDDSSQ; encoded by the coding sequence ATGATTATCAGAAAAACGACAAAGGAAATTTTTGCAGAATCCCTTCAGGAACTTTCACTGAACAAAAGCGTTGATAAAATCACCATAAAGGAAATTGCACAAAATTGTGGTATGACCGCTACGACATTTTACAATCATTTTTCCGACAAATATGAACTGCTGGCATGGATTTATAATACGGCCATTGATCCATATTATGGAAAACTTGGTGACGGCGTGTCCTGGCGTGAGTGTGTACGACAAAGCTCTTTGATCTTGCTGGGAAACCGGGAGTTCTATCGTAATGCTTTAAAGAACACTATTGGGCAAACTTCTTTCCGTTATGCCACGAATAACTATGCTGTCGATTTATTGATGGAGCGTATTCGTCTATTAACCAGTTCTGTGGATATTCCTGAAGAAGTTCAGTTTTATGTGCGGTTTTACATGAGAGCCATATCCGAATCAATCAATGATTGGTTTTTGAAAGGGGAAAAAATCCCTCTGGAAGAGTTCACGGATTTACTGGTACATGGGATGCCTATGGTTTTACGAGACTGCAAGGATAAACATGGGAATTTTATATTCAGGGATGATTCCAGCCAATAA
- a CDS encoding ABC transporter ATP-binding protein/permease, producing MKTLFHFLKPYRMLCVLTLLVMLMEVTGTLYIPTLVADMINIGVGSKDMDYVLDKGAIMLVTAILTETGALLGVFLCARLSSRLSRDIRNALYDKSLSFSAYDFEHFGTSSMITRTLTDVSVVQQAFVWSVQMILPVPAICLLGVIMSFSINRHMGLLMVFVTAVILAGAFFITRSASSIFEKMQGFLDRINEILRENITGVRVIRAFNKERYEEHRMRRSFEDYAAAAIRANGLFFALESMAIFIMNVSIVAILWLGSNQVGTGGMEIGDITAVTEYAILILFYIIMAQMVIILLPRANVCMKRISAVLSHEPEITDGRKSLSPSYSQEICRFDDVDFQFPGADEATLTGLSFSIRRGETTAIIGSTGSGKSTIAKLLLRFHDVTKGSITVDGEDIRSITQEALRSRISYVPQASWLFSGTIASNLRYGCENASEEDMRRALMLAQAGFVFDLPEGLSAPVSQGGTNFSGGQRQRLAIARALMKKADLYIFDDSFSALDFKTDAALRHALSREMKDSAVLIIAQRVNTIAHADQIIVLEHGRTVGIGRHEELLRTCPVYRTIVESQTKGGGLHGL from the coding sequence ATGAAAACTTTATTTCATTTCCTGAAGCCGTACAGGATGCTCTGCGTCCTGACGCTTCTTGTGATGCTGATGGAGGTCACGGGGACGCTCTACATCCCTACGCTTGTCGCGGATATGATCAATATCGGGGTGGGCAGCAAGGATATGGATTATGTCCTGGACAAGGGCGCAATCATGCTCGTGACGGCAATCCTGACGGAGACGGGCGCGCTTCTGGGCGTCTTTCTCTGCGCGCGTCTCTCCTCCCGCCTTTCCCGGGATATCCGGAATGCGCTTTATGACAAGTCCCTTTCGTTTTCCGCCTATGACTTCGAGCACTTCGGGACGAGTTCCATGATTACGAGGACGCTGACGGATGTGAGTGTCGTGCAGCAGGCTTTCGTCTGGTCTGTGCAGATGATCCTCCCCGTCCCTGCCATCTGTCTTCTGGGCGTCATCATGTCGTTCTCGATCAACCGCCACATGGGTCTTCTCATGGTTTTCGTCACGGCAGTCATCCTGGCCGGGGCTTTCTTCATCACGAGGAGCGCTTCTTCCATTTTTGAAAAGATGCAGGGCTTCCTCGACCGCATCAATGAGATTCTCCGTGAAAATATCACAGGCGTGCGCGTCATCCGTGCTTTCAACAAAGAGCGCTATGAGGAGCACCGCATGCGCCGTTCCTTTGAGGACTACGCCGCCGCTGCCATCCGCGCGAACGGGCTCTTCTTTGCGCTGGAGAGCATGGCAATCTTCATCATGAATGTTTCCATCGTCGCTATCCTCTGGCTCGGCAGCAATCAGGTCGGGACCGGCGGCATGGAAATCGGGGACATCACGGCCGTCACGGAGTACGCGATCCTCATCCTTTTCTACATCATCATGGCCCAGATGGTCATCATCCTCCTGCCAAGGGCGAATGTCTGCATGAAGCGAATTTCGGCTGTCCTTTCGCATGAGCCGGAAATCACGGACGGCAGGAAGAGCCTTTCCCCTTCCTATTCTCAGGAAATCTGCCGTTTCGATGATGTGGATTTCCAGTTCCCCGGCGCCGACGAAGCGACACTGACGGGTCTTTCCTTCTCCATCCGCCGCGGGGAAACGACGGCGATCATCGGGAGTACCGGAAGCGGGAAATCAACAATTGCCAAGCTCCTTCTCCGTTTCCATGACGTCACGAAGGGATCCATCACGGTGGACGGCGAAGATATCCGCAGCATTACGCAGGAAGCGCTGCGCAGCCGGATTTCCTATGTCCCGCAAGCCTCGTGGCTCTTCTCGGGGACGATTGCCAGCAATCTCCGCTATGGCTGCGAGAACGCTTCAGAAGAGGACATGCGCCGCGCGCTCATGCTTGCGCAGGCCGGTTTCGTCTTCGATCTGCCGGAGGGTCTTTCCGCTCCTGTTTCCCAGGGCGGGACGAATTTCTCCGGCGGCCAGCGGCAGCGTCTTGCCATCGCCCGCGCGCTGATGAAGAAGGCGGATCTGTACATTTTCGACGACAGCTTCTCTGCGCTTGATTTCAAGACAGATGCGGCGCTCCGTCATGCCCTTTCCAGGGAAATGAAGGACAGCGCGGTCCTCATCATCGCCCAGCGCGTGAACACGATTGCGCATGCGGACCAGATCATCGTGCTCGAGCATGGCAGGACGGTCGGCATCGGCCGCCATGAAGAGCTGCTGAGGACCTGCCCTGTCTACCGGACGATCGTCGAATCCCAGACGAAGGGAGGCGGTCTCCATGGACTCTGA